In a single window of the Acetivibrio cellulolyticus CD2 genome:
- the scfB gene encoding thioether cross-link-forming SCIFF peptide maturase: MIHKFSLFGTNIVVDVNSGSVHIFDDVAYEVLDYYENNSSERIIELLSSKYKSEDIGEAIKDIDSLKAEGMLYSEDIYKDTVSLWDKKPVVKALCLHISHDCNLRCKYCFASTGDFGGQRSMMSSEVGKKAIDFIIKESGSRKNLEVDLFGGEPLMNFEVVKEIVAYAKSKEKEAGKNFRFTLTTNAILLNEDIKNYVNENMQNVVLSIDGRKEVNDKMRYRVDGTGCYSDIMPKIKDMADSRGQDRYYVRGTFTRENLDFSKDVLHLADEGFKQISVEPVVAGKDSGYDLREEDLPKLSDEYEKLALEFVKRKKEGNGFNFFHFMIDLSQGPCIAKRLRGCGSGHEYVAITPEGDIYPCHQFVGNSEFKMGNVTEGKLNTEIQEHFKGCNVYTKEECSKCWAKFYCSGGCAANAHQFNNDINIPYKVGCELERKRVECALWIKSQGM; this comes from the coding sequence ATCTTTGACGATGTTGCCTATGAGGTCCTGGATTATTATGAAAATAACTCATCTGAGAGAATCATTGAGCTGCTTTCATCAAAATATAAAAGTGAAGATATCGGTGAAGCGATTAAGGATATAGATAGTCTTAAGGCAGAAGGAATGCTCTATTCTGAAGATATCTATAAAGATACTGTTTCCTTATGGGATAAAAAGCCGGTTGTAAAAGCACTTTGCCTTCATATAAGCCACGATTGTAATCTCAGATGTAAATACTGCTTTGCCTCAACCGGTGATTTTGGTGGACAAAGGTCTATGATGTCTTCGGAAGTGGGAAAGAAGGCTATTGATTTTATAATAAAGGAATCGGGCAGCAGAAAGAACCTTGAGGTTGACCTTTTTGGCGGAGAACCCTTAATGAACTTTGAAGTTGTTAAGGAGATTGTAGCCTATGCAAAATCCAAGGAGAAAGAGGCAGGCAAGAATTTCAGGTTTACATTAACTACAAATGCAATACTTTTGAATGAAGACATCAAAAATTATGTAAATGAAAATATGCAAAATGTAGTTTTAAGCATTGACGGTCGTAAGGAAGTAAATGATAAAATGAGGTACAGGGTAGACGGTACAGGATGTTACAGTGATATAATGCCTAAAATAAAGGACATGGCGGATTCAAGGGGACAGGATAGGTACTATGTAAGAGGGACATTCACAAGAGAAAACCTTGATTTTTCCAAAGACGTACTTCATTTGGCTGACGAGGGCTTTAAGCAAATATCAGTTGAGCCTGTAGTTGCAGGAAAGGATTCAGGCTATGATTTGAGGGAAGAAGATCTTCCTAAGCTCTCTGATGAATATGAGAAGTTAGCTTTAGAGTTCGTTAAGCGCAAGAAAGAAGGAAACGGATTTAACTTCTTTCACTTCATGATAGATCTGTCTCAGGGGCCATGTATTGCTAAAAGGCTCAGAGGGTGCGGTTCAGGACATGAATATGTTGCAATAACGCCTGAAGGTGATATATACCCATGCCATCAGTTTGTCGGCAACAGTGAATTTAAAATGGGCAATGTTACAGAAGGCAAACTCAATACTGAGATTCAGGAACATTTTAAGGGATGTAATGTTTATACCAAGGAAGAGTGCAGCAAATGCTGGGCAAAATTTTACTGCAGCGGAGGCTGTGCAGCAAATGCACATCAGTTCAATAACGACATAAATATTCCTTATAAGGTTGGATGTGAGCTTGAAAGGAAGAGAGTAGAGTGTGCTCTTTGGATAAAATCTCAAGGGATGTAG
- a CDS encoding HD domain-containing protein, whose translation MGIITLEDLKNNEEVKTLFEIADKQLAELGYTEHSFRHVGLVSKVAGDIMETLGFGEREIELTRMAGYLHDIGNSVNRVDHAHSGAILAYQILTKIGMGSKEAAEIMLAIGHHDEGSGGAVSAISAALILADKSDVHRTRVRNTDIATFDIHDRVNYAVDSSKIYVDKDKKIAVLELHIDTDICPVMDYFEIFLIRMTMNRRAAEFLGLKFQLIINGTHLL comes from the coding sequence ATGGGCATTATCACTTTGGAGGATTTGAAAAACAACGAGGAAGTTAAGACTCTATTTGAAATAGCGGACAAGCAGCTTGCCGAATTAGGCTATACAGAACATTCTTTCAGGCATGTAGGACTGGTGTCGAAGGTCGCAGGTGACATAATGGAGACATTGGGGTTTGGAGAGCGTGAAATAGAGCTTACACGAATGGCCGGATATCTCCATGACATAGGTAATTCGGTAAATAGAGTTGACCATGCCCACTCAGGTGCAATTTTAGCTTATCAGATACTTACGAAGATTGGAATGGGAAGTAAGGAAGCAGCAGAAATTATGCTTGCAATAGGTCATCATGATGAAGGCAGCGGAGGTGCAGTAAGTGCAATTTCAGCAGCATTGATACTTGCAGATAAATCTGATGTTCACCGTACGAGGGTAAGAAATACTGATATAGCTACATTTGATATTCATGACAGGGTGAATTACGCTGTTGACAGCTCAAAGATTTATGTGGACAAGGATAAGAAGATTGCAGTCCTCGAACTCCATATAGATACCGATATCTGCCCTGTAATGGACTACTTTGAGATATTTCTGATAAGAATGACAATGAATAGAAGAGCTGCAGAGTTTTTGGGTCTTAAGTTTCAACTTATTATAAATGGTACTCATTTACTATAA
- the secD gene encoding protein translocase subunit SecD has product MKGNYGIKSIVLIIIIGLLTYIAIAGLTIPGTGVNIENVEESIRYGIDIRGGVRAVLTAPEGVNPTDDQMESARQIIENRLNYKKIYDKTLLLEKANKRIILEIPYQAGQSIDQDPRKAINEIGMTALLTFREVDKTQINKETGDYLPLDGDKIILKGADIKKATPEANANTGEVYVALTLSDEGAKKFEAATARLVGQPLAIFMDEQMIQAPTVDEKISGNSAIIRMGKAGGKDSDALTKEATDLANTINAGALPFKLVSEDLNSISPTLGKSALNVILLAGLVSMILVGLFMLIRYRLPGIVAVLALLFSIVAQIMIISYSHMSLTLPGIAGIILTIGMSLDGNVIIYERIKEEIRAGKTIQAAIEVGFKRAFTAIFDGNITILIAAVVLYTLGSGAIQSFAFTLALGVLLNFVTCVSMSRTMLQAVAGFKFAKSKWLYGVKGGKSNV; this is encoded by the coding sequence ATGAAAGGCAACTACGGAATAAAGTCCATTGTGCTAATTATCATTATAGGTTTATTGACCTATATTGCAATTGCAGGGCTCACAATTCCAGGGACAGGAGTTAATATTGAGAATGTAGAAGAAAGCATCAGGTATGGTATAGATATCAGAGGAGGCGTCCGGGCAGTATTAACAGCTCCGGAAGGTGTAAATCCTACTGATGATCAGATGGAATCTGCAAGGCAGATAATCGAAAACAGGTTGAATTATAAGAAAATCTACGATAAAACACTTTTATTGGAAAAGGCGAATAAGAGAATTATACTTGAAATTCCTTATCAGGCAGGACAATCGATAGATCAGGATCCAAGAAAAGCAATAAATGAAATAGGTATGACAGCGTTGCTTACATTCAGGGAAGTAGACAAGACACAGATTAATAAAGAAACTGGCGATTACCTTCCTTTAGATGGTGATAAGATCATACTTAAGGGAGCGGATATAAAAAAAGCGACACCTGAGGCTAATGCCAATACTGGTGAGGTATATGTAGCCCTGACTTTAAGCGATGAAGGTGCAAAGAAGTTTGAAGCGGCTACAGCAAGACTCGTTGGTCAGCCATTAGCTATATTTATGGATGAACAAATGATCCAAGCTCCGACTGTTGACGAGAAGATATCTGGAAACAGTGCAATAATTAGAATGGGTAAAGCAGGTGGTAAGGATTCAGATGCACTTACAAAGGAAGCAACTGATCTTGCCAATACAATAAATGCCGGTGCACTTCCGTTCAAGCTTGTATCAGAAGATTTAAATTCTATAAGTCCTACACTTGGTAAGAGTGCGCTTAATGTAATTTTGCTTGCAGGTTTGGTTTCAATGATTCTGGTTGGTCTGTTCATGCTTATACGCTATAGACTCCCTGGAATTGTAGCAGTTTTAGCTCTTTTATTCTCGATTGTAGCACAGATAATGATTATATCATATTCGCATATGTCACTGACATTACCAGGTATTGCAGGTATTATCCTGACGATAGGTATGAGTCTTGACGGAAATGTTATAATATATGAAAGAATCAAAGAGGAAATAAGAGCTGGTAAGACCATACAGGCTGCTATTGAAGTAGGATTTAAGAGAGCATTTACAGCTATATTTGATGGTAATATTACTATATTGATTGCGGCCGTTGTACTTTATACTTTGGGTTCTGGAGCAATACAATCATTCGCCTTTACTTTGGCTCTTGGAGTATTGTTAAACTTTGTAACCTGCGTATCCATGTCAAGGACTATGCTTCAAGCTGTGGCAGGTTTCAAATTTGCTAAGAGTAAATGGTTATATGGAGTGAAGGGAGGCAAATCAAATGTTTGA
- the secF gene encoding protein translocase subunit SecF: MFDFIANKKYFFCFSGLIFLVGIIALIIHGGFNLDIQFQGGTILEIQMADSNFDIAKAADVAKTATGKVVSAQHSYTLDASNKNTRIDLLVLSVSSKDKLSDGERDELVNAISKEFKVKEGARIEERSVGASMSKELAGKSMWAVILACILMLIYVWIRFNAMNGLLAGFASIVALVHDVGVMLTLYAVLDIPCNESFIAAILTILGYSLNDTIVIFDRIRENSSLLRKESLASLTNKSIWQTMSRTLCTAATTGMCVIIIFIFAWYNKIDSIMEFILPLLVGMISGVYSTIFIASPVWVMCKEWQAKRKLAAKPAKA; the protein is encoded by the coding sequence ATGTTTGATTTTATTGCCAATAAAAAATATTTCTTTTGTTTTTCAGGATTAATCTTCCTAGTAGGTATAATAGCTTTAATAATTCATGGTGGTTTTAATCTTGATATTCAGTTTCAGGGCGGTACAATACTTGAAATTCAAATGGCTGACTCAAATTTTGATATAGCAAAAGCTGCTGATGTTGCAAAAACTGCTACAGGCAAGGTTGTATCAGCTCAGCACTCCTATACATTAGATGCAAGCAACAAAAATACAAGAATTGACCTTCTTGTTCTGAGTGTTTCATCTAAGGATAAGCTTTCTGATGGAGAGCGTGATGAGCTTGTTAATGCCATTAGCAAGGAGTTTAAAGTTAAGGAAGGCGCTCGGATAGAAGAAAGATCCGTTGGAGCTTCAATGAGTAAAGAACTTGCTGGCAAAAGTATGTGGGCTGTTATACTTGCATGTATTTTGATGCTGATTTATGTATGGATTAGATTCAATGCAATGAATGGTCTTCTTGCCGGATTTGCTTCTATAGTTGCTTTAGTTCATGACGTTGGAGTTATGCTTACTCTATATGCCGTATTGGATATTCCGTGTAACGAATCATTTATAGCAGCAATTTTGACTATACTCGGTTATTCTTTGAATGATACTATTGTTATTTTCGATAGAATAAGAGAAAACAGTTCTCTCCTCAGGAAGGAAAGTCTTGCTTCTCTTACAAACAAGAGTATCTGGCAGACAATGAGCCGTACTTTATGTACTGCCGCAACTACTGGTATGTGTGTTATAATAATATTTATTTTTGCTTGGTACAATAAGATAGATTCTATAATGGAATTTATATTACCTCTTTTAGTTGGTATGATAAGCGGTGTATACTCAACTATATTTATTGCAAGTCCTGTATGGGTAATGTGTAAGGAATGGCAAGCAAAGAGAAAACTTGCTGCAAAACCTGCAAAAGCTTAA
- the panB gene encoding 3-methyl-2-oxobutanoate hydroxymethyltransferase translates to MKDKFTVSNFQDCKRNGKKITMLTAYDYPTAKIMDESGIDAILVGDSLGMVVLGYEDTTRVTMDDMVHHTKAVVRGTKKAMVVTDLPFLSYHKGIYESVSNAGRLVCEGGCKAVKLEGGEDVIEDVKAITRAGIPVMGHLGYTPQSVNIFGGHKAQGKTIETAKKIYKDALMLQDAGAFAVVLECVPHKVAKYISSKLDIPAIGIGSGAMCDGQVLVVHDIIGMFREFTPKHTKKYVDMGNALENSVRSYVSDVVEGSFPTEKNSFTVEDEVIDALDKLGL, encoded by the coding sequence ATGAAGGATAAGTTTACTGTTTCAAACTTTCAGGATTGCAAAAGAAATGGGAAAAAGATTACGATGCTTACAGCATATGATTACCCGACAGCAAAAATAATGGACGAATCTGGTATTGATGCAATTCTTGTTGGGGACTCGCTCGGTATGGTTGTTTTGGGATATGAAGATACTACAAGAGTTACTATGGATGACATGGTTCACCATACAAAGGCTGTTGTTAGAGGAACTAAAAAAGCTATGGTTGTTACAGACTTGCCTTTTTTATCTTATCATAAGGGCATTTATGAAAGTGTAAGCAATGCAGGAAGGCTTGTTTGTGAAGGTGGATGTAAAGCAGTTAAGCTTGAGGGCGGCGAAGATGTTATAGAAGATGTGAAAGCAATAACTCGCGCAGGAATACCCGTTATGGGACACCTCGGCTATACTCCACAGTCAGTAAATATTTTTGGTGGGCATAAGGCGCAGGGCAAAACTATAGAAACTGCGAAGAAGATATATAAGGATGCTCTAATGCTTCAAGATGCCGGAGCATTTGCCGTTGTACTTGAATGCGTTCCGCATAAGGTAGCAAAATACATTTCTAGTAAGCTGGATATACCGGCAATAGGGATAGGGTCGGGTGCAATGTGTGATGGACAGGTGCTTGTAGTACATGATATTATTGGAATGTTCAGGGAGTTTACTCCTAAGCATACAAAGAAATATGTTGATATGGGTAATGCCCTGGAAAACTCCGTTAGAAGCTATGTAAGTGATGTTGTGGAAGGTAGTTTCCCAACAGAAAAGAATTCATTTACTGTTGAAGATGAAGTAATTGACGCTTTAGACAAGCTTGGATTATAG
- the panC gene encoding pantoate--beta-alanine ligase — protein sequence MRVIETINDLKAVNRSNKSLGKTVGFVPTMGYLHEGHLSLVRRSVHDNDFTVMSIFVNPTQFGPNEDFEKYPRDMERDLRLAESAGVDVVFAPSVEEMYPAKYKTYVDVEDITNVLCGLSRPGHFKGVTTVVSKLFNIVEPNKAYFGQKDAQQVIVIKKMVRDLNMNLEIIACPIVRESDGLAMSSRNVYLSNEERAAALILSKSLSETEVLIKQGEKNREKIVEYIKDRIKSEKLADIDYIEVVSTDGLGQVEKLEGTILIALAVRFGKTRLIDNIIVEV from the coding sequence ATGAGAGTAATTGAGACAATCAACGACTTGAAAGCAGTTAATAGGTCAAATAAAAGTTTGGGAAAAACAGTTGGTTTTGTTCCAACTATGGGGTATTTGCATGAAGGTCATTTGTCGCTTGTAAGGAGGTCAGTACATGATAATGACTTTACTGTGATGAGTATTTTCGTTAATCCGACTCAGTTTGGACCAAATGAGGATTTTGAGAAGTATCCAAGGGATATGGAAAGGGATTTACGGTTGGCAGAGTCAGCAGGTGTCGATGTTGTATTTGCACCAAGCGTAGAAGAAATGTATCCGGCTAAATACAAGACATATGTTGATGTAGAAGATATAACCAATGTACTTTGTGGACTGTCGAGACCGGGACATTTTAAAGGCGTTACTACGGTTGTGAGTAAACTATTCAATATTGTGGAACCTAATAAGGCGTATTTTGGTCAAAAGGATGCCCAACAGGTTATTGTGATTAAGAAGATGGTAAGAGACCTAAATATGAACCTTGAAATCATTGCATGTCCTATAGTTCGTGAATCAGATGGTCTGGCGATGAGTTCTAGAAATGTTTATTTAAGCAATGAAGAAAGAGCAGCAGCACTTATTCTTTCCAAATCATTGTCTGAGACTGAAGTGCTGATAAAGCAGGGCGAAAAAAATAGAGAAAAGATTGTTGAATATATAAAAGACAGAATAAAATCGGAAAAGCTTGCAGACATTGACTATATTGAGGTTGTGAGCACTGATGGGTTGGGTCAAGTAGAAAAACTAGAAGGAACCATATTAATAGCTTTAGCCGTTAGATTCGGGAAAACAAGGCTTATAGATAATATCATAGTGGAGGTCTGA
- the panD gene encoding aspartate 1-decarboxylase yields MFVNIMKSKIHRARVTEANLNYVGSITIDEDLMDIADLMKNEKVQIVNNNNGNRFETYVIPGERGSGMICLNGAAARLVHPGDVIIIISYGLFEKNEAKEYNPKIVFVDENNKVVEIKDKEQHGEIYS; encoded by the coding sequence ATGTTTGTAAATATAATGAAATCTAAAATCCATAGAGCAAGAGTAACAGAGGCTAATCTTAATTATGTTGGGAGTATAACCATTGATGAGGATTTGATGGACATTGCCGATCTAATGAAGAATGAAAAGGTTCAAATTGTAAACAATAACAATGGAAATAGATTTGAAACTTATGTAATTCCAGGAGAGAGAGGCAGCGGGATGATCTGCTTAAATGGTGCAGCAGCAAGACTTGTGCATCCTGGAGATGTAATAATTATTATTTCCTATGGATTGTTTGAGAAGAATGAAGCAAAGGAATATAATCCTAAAATAGTTTTTGTAGATGAAAATAATAAGGTGGTTGAAATAAAAGATAAAGAACAGCATGGAGAAATTTATAGCTAG
- a CDS encoding HD-GYP domain-containing protein, with the protein MKKLFINPFELVPGMKIAETILNDYGAIVISEGTILDDHLINKLGNLGLYRLQIFVGDDVKVENPDSFTESYNESVSDYKKIISDIANGVDLNPTKIDNVVNSVLQRVEEKRDIVSCLNQIKSADEYTYTHSVNVSLISMLIGKWMKFEPERIKLLVQAGLLHDIGKTLVPLEILNKPGKLTQLEFAEMKKHTVYGYRILEKVPSISKDVLAAVLMHHEKEDGTGYPTGLGGDKINMLAKIVSVADIYDAMTSNRVYKDKESPFEVFQLIEENSIGTLNPIVVNAFLSNIAAYYIGDKVKLASGEIGEIVYINPRCVSKPIVKVDDKYIDMLTEKDVKIKEII; encoded by the coding sequence GTGAAAAAATTATTTATCAATCCTTTCGAGTTAGTTCCAGGTATGAAAATCGCAGAAACAATACTAAATGATTATGGTGCAATTGTTATTTCTGAAGGCACCATTCTTGATGATCACTTAATAAATAAACTTGGGAATTTAGGTTTATACAGGCTGCAAATTTTTGTTGGGGATGATGTTAAAGTTGAAAATCCTGATTCATTTACGGAAAGTTATAATGAAAGCGTAAGTGATTATAAAAAGATAATCAGCGATATTGCCAATGGAGTAGACTTAAATCCTACAAAAATAGATAACGTAGTTAATTCAGTACTGCAAAGAGTTGAAGAAAAAAGAGATATAGTTAGTTGTCTCAATCAAATCAAAAGTGCTGATGAGTATACTTATACGCACAGTGTAAATGTATCTCTTATTTCAATGCTTATTGGTAAATGGATGAAATTTGAACCTGAAAGAATCAAGTTGCTGGTTCAAGCTGGTTTATTGCATGATATTGGAAAAACCTTGGTGCCTTTAGAGATTTTAAATAAGCCAGGTAAGCTAACCCAATTAGAGTTTGCGGAAATGAAAAAGCATACTGTTTACGGTTATAGGATTTTAGAGAAGGTTCCCTCTATAAGTAAGGATGTTTTGGCAGCGGTTTTAATGCATCACGAGAAAGAAGATGGAACTGGTTATCCTACAGGGCTAGGTGGAGATAAAATAAATATGCTTGCAAAGATAGTATCTGTTGCTGATATTTATGATGCAATGACTTCAAACAGAGTATACAAGGATAAGGAAAGCCCATTTGAAGTATTTCAATTAATTGAGGAAAATTCAATTGGAACACTAAACCCAATAGTAGTCAATGCTTTCTTGAGCAATATAGCAGCTTATTATATTGGAGACAAAGTCAAACTTGCCAGTGGAGAAATTGGAGAAATTGTATATATCAATCCGAGATGTGTATCAAAGCCTATAGTGAAAGTAGATGATAAGTATATAGATATGCTTACGGAAAAAGATGTTAAAATAAAGGAAATTATTTAG
- a CDS encoding DUF6514 family protein produces the protein MLSKYLESRVELDLAEGTSTNSKIQLEYYLIESEHSQNYDCCGDKVYGIEIIKKESDNHAESEIVRNLSNSKENTKGILSILAKNTVTPIGLSFVLDDLMAL, from the coding sequence ATGTTAAGCAAGTATTTAGAGAGTAGAGTTGAATTGGATTTGGCTGAAGGAACGTCAACTAATAGCAAGATTCAACTTGAATACTATCTGATTGAAAGTGAACATAGTCAGAATTACGATTGTTGCGGAGACAAAGTATATGGGATTGAGATCATCAAGAAAGAAAGCGACAACCATGCAGAAAGCGAAATAGTTAGAAACCTTTCCAACAGCAAAGAAAACACCAAGGGGATATTGAGCATATTAGCTAAGAATACAGTAACACCAATTGGACTTTCATTTGTATTGGACGATCTTATGGCGCTATAA
- a CDS encoding deoxyguanosinetriphosphate triphosphohydrolase has protein sequence MLIREELEELEKKTLSPFAQLSCQSRGRQGEEIECDIRTKFQRDKDRIVYSKSFRRLKHKTQVFISPEGDHYRTRLTHTLEVSQIARTIARSLRLNEDLTEAIALGHDLGHTPFGHTGEIVLNSICPHGFRHNEQSLRVVDVIERENGLNLTWEVRDGIKNHTGDEIPATLEGQIVRFADRIAYINHDIDDAIRGGIISNEDLPKECSKVLGYRSSERINNMIVNIVEQSKHVNEIRMSPQIQQAMNELREYMFKNVYIGSKAKKEEIKAQNIVKELYMYIKAAPELLPTDAKGLLHKDGLDRVVCDYIAGMTDRYAVKKFREIFIPESWN, from the coding sequence TTGCTTATCCGTGAAGAACTTGAAGAACTTGAAAAAAAGACGCTTTCTCCATTTGCTCAGCTGAGTTGTCAATCTAGAGGAAGGCAGGGAGAAGAAATAGAATGTGACATTCGAACTAAATTTCAAAGGGATAAGGATAGAATAGTTTATTCGAAGTCTTTCAGAAGATTGAAGCATAAGACACAGGTGTTTATATCTCCGGAAGGTGATCATTATAGGACAAGACTTACACATACACTGGAAGTATCTCAAATAGCAAGAACAATAGCAAGAAGCCTTAGATTGAATGAAGATCTTACTGAGGCTATTGCTTTAGGGCATGATCTAGGACATACGCCTTTTGGACATACTGGCGAAATTGTGCTTAATTCCATATGTCCTCACGGATTTCGACACAATGAACAGAGTTTAAGGGTGGTAGATGTAATTGAGAGGGAGAACGGGTTAAACCTTACATGGGAAGTGAGAGACGGTATTAAAAACCACACTGGTGACGAAATTCCTGCCACTTTGGAAGGACAGATTGTAAGATTTGCTGACAGGATAGCTTATATAAACCATGATATTGACGATGCCATACGAGGGGGAATAATATCAAATGAAGATCTTCCTAAGGAGTGCTCGAAAGTTCTTGGGTATAGATCAAGTGAAAGAATAAACAACATGATAGTAAACATCGTTGAACAAAGCAAGCATGTAAATGAGATAAGAATGAGTCCGCAAATTCAGCAAGCAATGAATGAACTTAGAGAATATATGTTTAAAAACGTATATATTGGTTCAAAGGCTAAAAAGGAAGAAATAAAAGCGCAAAATATAGTCAAGGAGCTATATATGTATATAAAAGCTGCTCCAGAGTTGTTGCCAACGGACGCAAAAGGATTACTTCATAAAGATGGTCTGGACAGAGTTGTATGTGACTATATAGCAGGAATGACCGATAGGTATGCAGTTAAGAAATTCCGTGAGATTTTTATTCCTGAGTCATGGAATTAA
- the dnaG gene encoding DNA primase — translation MFVKYPEELIEEIRMNNDILDVVGEYVKLEKKGKNYFGLCPFHREKTPSFSVDNTKQMYHCFGCGKGGSVIQFVMDAENLDYIEAIKLLAEKARITLPEGESEEEKKRALKTQEIIKINTDAARFYYEQLNDKKNLDARDYLQKRKVSEGVIKKFGLGYSSNEWNLLYSFLKSKNYSDEDLISSGLILAKKSGDGYFDRFRGRVMFPIFDLRGNVIGFGGRVLDDSLPKYMNSPETLVYNKRRNLYALNFAKNSGEKRIIVVEGYMDVISLYQFGIINTVASLGTALTESQGRILKKYAEEIIISYDADTAGQAATMRGLNLLDDIGCNVKVLLIPKGKDPDEFIKANGADAFKKLVDNALSLVEYKIKVLKSQIDTTAIDGKISFLNKAADILSKIDNSVEQEMYIKKISQEYDISQESMFAEVIKRVKPKGNYKPAIKIDSTKIKPVGNKTKSDENNLVHYERIILSLLSIDNSLYRKIEDRINLEFFTLEENRKAAEIIFTKIKDKKGIVPAELLNLVSNESANNFASMIQGECNFEDNLRAILDIIKKIEVIKLDKRQKEILNMISSSGNKEDVDRLKEELKSILIQKKSM, via the coding sequence ATGTTTGTGAAATATCCGGAAGAATTAATAGAAGAAATTAGAATGAATAACGATATATTGGATGTTGTCGGAGAATATGTAAAGCTCGAAAAGAAGGGAAAGAACTATTTTGGGCTTTGCCCGTTTCACCGGGAGAAAACACCATCGTTTAGTGTAGATAATACAAAGCAGATGTATCACTGTTTTGGATGTGGCAAGGGAGGGAGCGTAATCCAGTTTGTTATGGATGCGGAGAACCTCGATTACATAGAAGCTATAAAACTACTGGCTGAAAAAGCCAGAATTACATTACCTGAGGGCGAGAGTGAGGAAGAAAAAAAGAGAGCTCTTAAGACTCAGGAGATTATAAAAATAAATACTGATGCTGCAAGATTTTATTACGAGCAGTTAAATGATAAAAAGAATTTAGATGCAAGGGATTATCTTCAAAAAAGAAAAGTTAGCGAAGGTGTTATTAAAAAGTTTGGATTGGGTTATTCTTCAAATGAATGGAATTTATTATACAGTTTTTTGAAAAGTAAGAACTATAGTGATGAGGACCTGATAAGCAGTGGCTTAATACTTGCAAAAAAAAGCGGTGATGGTTATTTTGACAGGTTCAGGGGAAGAGTTATGTTTCCCATATTTGACTTAAGGGGAAACGTTATAGGATTTGGAGGCAGGGTTTTAGATGATTCTCTTCCAAAGTATATGAATTCACCTGAGACTCTTGTCTACAATAAAAGAAGGAATTTATATGCACTGAATTTTGCCAAAAATTCGGGTGAAAAAAGAATAATTGTTGTTGAAGGTTATATGGATGTAATATCCCTTTACCAGTTTGGCATAATAAATACTGTAGCTTCTCTTGGAACAGCATTAACTGAAAGCCAGGGAAGAATACTAAAAAAGTATGCCGAAGAGATAATTATTTCATATGATGCTGATACTGCAGGCCAGGCAGCTACTATGAGAGGGCTGAACCTACTTGATGATATAGGTTGCAATGTAAAAGTATTGTTGATTCCGAAGGGTAAGGACCCCGACGAATTTATTAAAGCTAATGGAGCAGATGCCTTTAAAAAATTAGTGGATAATGCGTTGTCATTAGTTGAGTATAAGATTAAGGTATTAAAGTCACAGATTGATACAACTGCTATTGACGGCAAAATTAGCTTTTTGAACAAAGCCGCAGATATTCTTTCTAAGATAGACAACAGTGTGGAGCAGGAGATGTATATAAAAAAGATATCGCAAGAATATGATATAAGTCAGGAATCTATGTTTGCGGAAGTAATAAAGCGAGTTAAGCCTAAAGGTAATTATAAACCTGCTATAAAAATTGATAGCACTAAGATTAAACCGGTTGGAAATAAAACAAAAAGTGATGAAAATAATCTGGTTCACTATGAAAGAATTATTTTGTCGCTTTTAAGTATAGATAACTCATTATATAGAAAAATTGAGGACAGGATTAATCTGGAGTTTTTTACTCTAGAGGAAAATAGGAAAGCTGCAGAAATTATTTTTACAAAAATAAAAGATAAAAAAGGCATAGTGCCAGCCGAACTTCTAAACCTTGTGAGTAATGAATCGGCGAATAATTTTGCAAGTATGATACAGGGGGAATGTAATTTTGAGGATAACTTAAGAGCTATTTTGGATATAATTAAGAAAATAGAGGTAATTAAGCTTGACAAAAGACAAAAAGAGATACTTAACATGATATCTTCTTCGGGTAACAAAGAAGACGTTGACAGACTTAAAGAAGAGTTAAAAAGCATTTTGATTCAGAAGAAGAGTATGTAG